The Oncorhynchus masou masou isolate Uvic2021 unplaced genomic scaffold, UVic_Omas_1.1 unplaced_scaffold_1006, whole genome shotgun sequence genome segment GAGTCTGCTGTATCTCACTGAGCAGggacagagggtgtgtgtgagtaccTGAGTCTGCTGTATCTCACTGAGCAGGGACAGAGGGTGTGTGAGTACCTGAGTCTGCTGTATCTCACTGAGCAGGGACAGAGGGTGTGTGAGTACCTGAGTCTGCTGTATCTCACTGAGCAGGGACAGAGGGTGTGTGAGTACCTGAGTCTGCTGTATCTCACTGAGCAGggacagagggtgtgtgtgagtaccTGAGTCTGCTGTATCTCactgagcagggacagagagtgtgtgtgagtacctGAGTCTGCTGTATCTCactgagcagggacagagagtgtgtgtgagtacctGAGTCTGCTGTATCTCACTGAGCAGTGACAGAGGGTGTGTGAGTACCTGAGTCTGCTGTATCTCACTGAGCAGGGACAGAGGGTGTGTGAGTACCTGAGTCTGCTGTATCTCACTGAGCAGGGACAGAGGGTGTGAGTACCTGAGTCTGCTGTATCTCACTGAGCAGGGACAGagggtgtgtgtaagtgtgtgtgtcgtCCAGACTGGTGTCCTCTTCCAGCCTCTGGACTCTCCGCTCTAGAGAACGACTCAGTGTCCGCAACTCAAACACCACACTCTGTTCCTGctccaactacacacacacacgcacgcacgcacgcacgcacgcacgcacacacacacacacacacacacacacacacacacacacacacacacacacacacacacacacacacacacacacacacacacacacacacagtcaccccccACCCTACTCCCTGACTATTCCCCAATGTCACCCCCTCACCCTACTTCCTGGTCCCTCCCACCCCCCCACCCTTAGCAGGGTTATGTCCCCCCCACCCTCCACTCCCCTGTCTCTATCCCCAATGTCCCTCCCACCCCCCCCCATCctactccctgtctctatccccaaTGTCCCTCCCACCCCCCCCATCCTACTCCCTGACTATATCCCCAATGTCCCTCCCACCCCCCCACCCTACTCCCTGACTATATTCCCAAtgtccctcccccacccccccatcCTACTCCCTGTCTCTATACCAATGTCCCTCCcatgtccctccccccccatcctacTCCCTGTCTCTATACCAATGTCCCTCCCAATCCCCCACCCTACTCccattctctgtccccaatgtcTTTCCCACTCCCCCCACCCTACTCCATGTCTCTATCCCCAATGTCCctcccacccccccccaccctactCCATGTCTCTATCCCCAATGTCACCCCCTCACCCTActtcctgtctctatccccaatgtccctcccaccccccatcctactccctgtctctatcccaaTGTCCCTCCCAATCCCCCACCCTACTCccattctctgtccccaatgtctctcccactcccccccccaccctactccctgtctctatccccaaTGCCCCCCCACCCTACTCCGTGTCTCTATCCCCAATGTCACCCCCCTCCCACCCgactccctgtctctatccccaaTGTCCCTCACACCCCCCACCctactccctgtctctatccccaaTGTCCCTCACACCCCCACCctactccctgtctctatccccaaTGTCCCTCCACCTACATCCAAATTAAGCAATCAACCCAGTCCCTCCAAGACCCACCCCCTGTGTTCTCACCTGGGCTTCTCTCTCTCAGATTGGTCTGTagatctgtcagtctgtctctttgcctctccctctctcctctcagcctatCACAGTCCTCCTGCCATAGCCTcaactgttcctccatattaccCAGCCTCTCCTTCAACACCCtgttctgaagaggagagggagagagggatgagaggagaggagagtgtggaggtgtgtgtgtgtgtgtgtgtgtgtgtgtgtgtgtgtgtgtgtgtgtgtgtgtgtgtgtgtgcgtgcgtgcgtgcgtgcgtgcgtgcgtgcgcgcgtacgtgcgtgcgtgtgtacctCTGCTTGTGTGTTGTCTAGTTGTGTAGAACTAATGGTTTTGCTGAGGGAGGAGTCTTCGATCTCTTCTCGGAGTGAACGGAGTTCCACACGCAATGAGTGTTCTACTGACACCGCCTGGGGGAGTGGAAcaggatagggagggggaggacagggagggaggaggaggagcggagggggagggagggaggagaggagggaggggggaggacagggagggagagagggaggagaggcgagaacGAGTTGTATTGTGTTGTCTGTCTGACGTGTGATTAATGTAGGTGTGGTTGATTCAGCTGGCTGGTCTACATTCCATTCCACAGACCGTGGTCGAGTTCCTGTCTGACTGCATTGAAGAAGTTGCATTGCATCAACCAATTGTGTGCCACGCCACAGCATGAAGCTTTTGAAGACAACTCCCAATGTCCTTGTGACCTGGACGAACGTCGACTATTCCACTGGATCTGGTGTGGCCACCCTGGTTAAACACCTTTCCAGGAGTCTACAATGTAGACAGCCTGGAACTcatctatgtgtgtgtttgtctgtaccTCTGCCAACTCTTCCACCAGGCGGTGGTTGTGATTGGCCAGCTCAGTCAGCTGTGTGTTCTCCTCCCGCTTCTGGCCCTGCCCCCGGCTGTGATGTTGGTCCAGCTCGGCCAGTAAGGAGGAGAGTTCGGAGGTTAGCTCCGCCTCTCTCTGTTGTGACGACAGCTCACATACCTCCAATCTCCTCCGAAGAACATGCTTCTCCTGCTGcaggacctgacacacacacacaaccacacacacacacacacacatgcacacacatacacacacaaccacacacacacacgcacacacacacacacatagacacacatacacacacaaccacaaaaaACACTACATCTATACATCGTTGCTCCTAAAACACTGGTTCTCTcttagctgtctgtctctctgtgtcagttgtctctcctctacctgtctgtgtcagttgtctctcctctacctgtctgtgtcagttatttctcctctacctgtctgtgtcaGTTATCTACTCTCTGTCAGttatctctcctctacctgtctgtgtcaGTTATCTACTCTCTGTCAGttatctctcctctacctgtctgtgtcagttgtctctcctctacctgtctgtgtcaGTTATCTGCTCTCTGTCAGTTAtttctcctctacctgtctgtgtcaGTTATCTGCTCTCTGTCAGttatctctcctctacctgtctgtgtcaGTTATCTACTCTCTGTCAGttatctctcctctacctgtctgtgtcaGTTATCTGCTCTCTGTCAGTTATCACTCCTTTACCTGTCTGTCagttatctgtctctctgtgtcagttatctctcctctacctgtctgtgtcagttatctctcctctacctgtctgtgtcaGTTATCTACTCTCTGTCAGttatctctcctctacctgtctgtgtcagttatctctcctctacctgtctgtgtcaGTTATCTACTCTCTGTCAGttatctctcctctacctgtctgtgtcaGTTATCTGCTCTCTGTCACttatctctcctctacctgtctgtgtcagttatctgtctctctgtgtcagttatctctcctctacctgtctgtgtcagttatctctcctctacctgtctgtgtcagttatctctcctctacctgtctgtgtcaGTTATCTACTCTGTGTCAGttatctctcctctacctgtctgtgtcagttatctctcctctacctgtctgtgtcagttatctctcctctacctgtctgtgtcaGTTATCTGCTCTCTGTCAGTTATCTcccctctacctgtctgtgtcagttatctctcctctacctgtctgtgtcagttatctctcctctacctgtctgtgtcagttatctctcctctacctgtctgtgtcagttatctctcctctacctgtctgtgtcagttatctctcctctacctgtctgtgtcaGTTGTCTCTCCActacctttctgtctgtctctgtcagttgGTCTCACTtctacctgtctgtgtctctgtcagttgtctctcctctacctgtctgtctctctgccagttgTCTCAcctctacatgtctgtctctctgtcagttgtctcgcctctacctgtctgtcagtctctctgtcagttGTCTCAcctctacatgtctgtctctctgtgtcagtgccTCGGCCAGCTCTTCATTCCTCTCCAACAGAGCCTGGCCCAACTCAGCAGCCAGGATCAGATCTGTCTCTAGACccgcctccagctctgcctttaACCCCGCCTTCCCCATGGAGCCACTCCCACCCTGgcaacaggaggaggaagaggaggagggataagcgagagagagagaatgggaggaggtggaggagaggggaaagaaggagTCTTCCAAGCTGGGGGAGGGAAGGCTGTCCTTTCTGGAGAACATCGGAGGAGCCACAGGGGTTGGAGGTTACACCACCTTGTTAGTGTCAGGGGTCAGAGAGCCCTACCCCTCATCTCTCAGTCCGTTACGCCTTAAACAACTTGACCGGGActggtctgggtctggttctGATCTGGACTGGTCTGATCTggtctgggttagggtggagaggtgaaGGCCCCCCTGGATTGGTTGGCTCTCTGAAACTAAAACAAAGAGAAACAGTCCCTGATTGGCTGAATGGTGATGATGTGAAAGCTGATTGGCTGAATGGTGATGACGTGAAAGCTGATTGGCTGAATGGTGATGAAGTGAAAGCTGATTGGCTAAATGGTGATGACGTAAAAGCTGATTGGTTAAATGGTGATGATGTGAAAGCTGATTGGCTGAATGGTGATGATGTGAAAGCTGATTGGATGAATGGTGATGATATGAATTGTAAGACGGTATTACATTTACTTAATACAATACTAGccctatactaccactatactacaataTTACCACAATACAACCGCTATACTACCACGAAAataccactatactacaataTTTACACTATACTGCTGCAATACTAACAGCATACTACAATATGATCACAATACTACTCCCTGCTACCACTATACTATGTTACTGCCACTATTCTACTACATTGccaccactatactacaatactactGCTAATAAACCACAATACTAACACTATTCTACTACAATATTACCACTATCCTAAAATAGTACCGCCATAATACTGtgatactaccactataccacaatactacccctatactacaacactaccactatactacaatactaccacgatactacaacactaccaataaactacaacactaccactatgcTACTATGCGGA includes the following:
- the LOC135528662 gene encoding BICD family-like cargo adapter 2 — its product is MFSRKDSLPSPSLEDSFFPLSSTSSHSLSLAYPSSSSSSCCQGGSGSMGKAGLKAELEAGLETDLILAAELGQALLERNEELAEALTQRDRHVEVLQQEKHVLRRRLEVCELSSQQREAELTSELSSLLAELDQHHSRGQGQKREENTQLTELANHNHRLVEELAEAVSVEHSLRVELRSLREEIEDSSLSKTISSTQLDNTQAENRVLKERLGNMEEQLRLWQEDCDRLRGERERQRDRLTDLQTNLRERSPELEQEQSVVFELRTLSRSLERRVQRLEEDTSLDDTHTYTHPLSLLSEIQQTQATETLLAHSTILQDKDQEIDTLREKLCSREAELDSLREELQPFRSCQGKPSYSSLESEVCTVRAERDSLTQQLLNTIQHKVVLSQEVDAWQEDMRLLISQQVQQQAEEKEREKEGEKESKRKGLQRTRSMRVRGERGKGGFFSSLFKGDE